The DNA segment GTTTTTAAATGTACCGACAGTAGGTGCATCTGGGGCTATCGCAGGCGTTATGGGAGCTTATTTTCTAATGTTTCCGCATTCCAGAATCATAACATTGATTCCGTTTTTCCCGTTTATAATACGTGTGCACGCTCAGATTTTTTTGTTTATATGGTTCCTGACTCAGCTTAACTCAGGCATTATGTCAGGAATTTATGGCAGGACAATAGGCGGTGTGGCCTGGTGGGCTCATATCTTTGGATTTATTGCAGGGGCCGTCCTATATAAAAAATTTGTATATAATAAAAAATATAGATAAAAAATAGAGGAAATAGGCGAAGAGTGTAGAATATCAATAAATATAATGATAACTATTAATAAATAAGGAGATGAATATTGTGGAAGATTTCTTAAAAACTGCTTTGAAGTTTGAAGAAAACGGCTATCAATTTTATACAAAAATCTCCGAAGAAATAAATCAGCCTCTTGCCAAAAGACTTTTTGAGTCATTGGCGATACAAGAAAAAGATCATGCTGAAAGAATTAAAGAAATATACAAGAATATGCAAGAGGGCAGCAATGTAGAGCCGACTGCCAGACAAAAATATTCGCTGGAACCTGAAGTTAAAAAGATATTCTATGAACTAGATAAAGAGAAAAAGAATATTCCGCTGGATAATATTGAAGGGTACAAGCTGGCTATGGAAATGGAGAAAAAAGGATATAATATGTATAAAGAATTTACAGAAAAATCCAAAGATAAGCGTGAAAAAGAGTTTTTTCATCTACTTATGGAAGAAGAAAAAGAGCATTTAACTTCTTTGGACAATGTTTATCGTTTTCTCACAGGAACTGAAGATTGGTATGCTGAAGAAGAGAGTAAGGTCTGGAATTGGATGAATACTTAAAATGAGCGGTAGTGAACAACTACTAAGCTATTCTAACGTAAAAAAGAGGGCAGCGCCCTCTTTTTTAAATTTCGGCTTTAAGCTTTATACTTTTAACCTATATACCGGATAGCCTTTCCAAAGTCCTGATCTTTTTTAAGCGCATAGCAAAATAAATCTAATTAGTTTTTGATTCAGTTACCAGCAGCAATCATCAATATAAAGGTTCATGGGATATGCCAGATATTTGGCGGGAGGCATTTTTTCCGTAGTGTAAAAGCCTGGAGGAGCCATAATGAGCTGCGGAATTCGGTTGACAATGGTGGCACATGTCAGCTCAACTGTAGCAGGCTGCTCTATTTTGAGTGTAGTATTTGGTTCACCATAGATTGTCCAAAGATTAGTGTCAACCTCGCCTTCTGGATACACCTTACCAATGCATTGGGTCTCAAGGATGGGTCCTTGATTAGTGACTGTGGTAACTACTGCAGACATTCCTAAAGCATAGCCGGCTTTTATAGTCTTTCCCAAAGTTTCAGAATAGATGTCCTTATCGTGGAATAAGGGTACTAACTTTTGCTCCATGGATTTTATACTCCAGCCCAGCTGTGAACAAAGCCACTGATTGGCGTTCCACATGTAAGATGGCAGGGAGTCATTTTTTGCAATTTTTTCTTCAAATTCTTCCGGGCTAAGTCCGGCACCATGTACTTCGGCTAATGCAATGCCATATTCTTCAACATTGTAGCTGGAGGAACCTTCAATCTTTGTTATATTATGAGTAGCTCCGGCAAGGGTTGTTATAAGATTTCCCCAAAATACATCCTGGTAGCCGGAACCGGTGAGAGTGCAGTTGTTATCCTTGGCAAGTCTGTCTAATTTGTTGATGAGGGCGGGAGAAGTGTTCCAGGGATAAAAAGCTTCTTCACAAGTGCTGATAGCGTTGACACCATAGCGAGCTGCCAATTCGAAGGGTTCGTATACTTCCGAAACAAGACTTCTGGTTGCAATTATGCATACATGGGCATCACATTCGGCAAAGACCTTTTCAGCATCGGAGCGAACCGGCACGTTAAGTTTGCAGCCGAGCCCCGCCACCTCTCCTACATCTTTACCTACTATGGCAGGATTCATATCAATTGCTCCTACGATTTCCGCCCCTTTTTCATAGAGGTAGCGCAAGAAGACCTTACCCATTTTACCACAGCCATATTGAATTACCCTTACTTTTTCCATCATTTGAACATTCCCCTTTCATAATATCGTGTTTATTTTAATTATAAACCTTATACTAAGTATAGAGTCAAGGGGTTCAATCAAATTTCGTGAGGATTTTCAACTTTTTAATAAATAGGATAAAATACAGAGGTAAAGTTTAGCGAAATTCTATAGGAATCTGCAATCTTATAAACATATTTCTCTCGTTTTGCTTGAAAATGGGCAGTTCAGCCACTACTTCACATATATAATCGCCAACTATTCTGTAGTTATTTTGTTTGATATGTTCAAGAAGTATACCCGCATATTTCTTTTCCTTGTAAAAACTAAAACTGTCAAAATAAATACATGCGAAGGTTCCTGCGGGAATTACCTCTACGCCATTACTGGCTTCAAAATCGTCATCGATAAACAGCAAAATCTCATTTGATGCAAGTTTTCCTTCTTCTAAGACGTCTTTACGGATTATAGAACCTACATTGCAAAAATATATCATAGGCAAATCATGTAGCAGTATATGGCTCTTGAGCTCTCTTAGCATGTATTCATAAGCATCCAGTTCATGTTCGTAAATATTTATGCTGCAGCTATAACAGTAAATTTTTCGTTGAGGCAGTTGTTCTATGGATACCACACCTTCTCTAGGAGAGGCAGCGTAGCGACTGTAGTTTTCGATGGAACGCACGATTGCCTTCTGCTTTTGCTTTAATTTTTTAATGTTTTCGTCTATTAAAATTTTTTGACGCTTCAACACTTCATGTATCACATCAACATCTTGGCGGTCAAGATGTTCTTTTATTTGCTTTAAGCTCATTCCAAGCTCTTTCATATATGAAATCATATCAAGTCTTGCGCACTGTTTTATATTATAGTATCTGTACCCGGTTTGTTTATCCACGTAATCAGGCTTTAAAAGGCCCATCTTGTCATATAAACGCAGGGCTTGCTCAGAAATATTATTCAGTTTTGCCATTTTGCCTATTGTCAGCATATCCATTTTGCTACCCCCTTTTATAGATTATTATATAATAAAAACTTTTCTGTAGAAAGTATTCTCAAAAACGACGTTTTAAGTTAGATGTTGAGCTGAATGGGAAAGTGCCGCATTTTCGCTTAAGTAATTTTCGGTATCAAGATAGATAATTAATGTTTTTTGCTCTATAGTAAACTCTCTTTGTTGTTAAGGACTATTTAATATGATATTATCTTTTTGGTATATAATTTTGATTCTAAGTAAAAAGCCGGTTTTGACCTGGCAGTATCTGCATGCTATTATTATTTGTAATAATGAGCGAATGTAGATAAAGAAGGTTTCTGCATTAGAATCAATTTTTATTTTGGTTTATATAAACTTTTACAGGAAAGCTTTAAAAAGTGGTGACAGATATGGAAGGTATTCTATATTTTATTGAAGGTACAAAGGACTTTTTTATTCAAAACGGTGCATGGGGACTTTTTATTTTAGCTTTTGCAGAAGCATCTTTTTTCCCTATACCACCTGATGTAGTGCTGCTGCCATTAGCTCTTTTTTCGCCGGGCAGAGCTTTATATTATGCACTTATAACTTCTGCGGCGTCTACCCTCGGCGGAATTTTTGGATATCTTCTTGGGAAAAAGGCAGGAAGGCCTATTCTGTCTCGGTTTGTCAAGGAAAAAAATTTAAAAAAGATTGAAGCCATGTTTTCTCGCTATGGCGGCTGGGCTGTGGCAGTGGCGGGGTTTACTCCCATCCCTTATAAAGTATTTACCATTGCTTCCGGTGTATTTCATATGAATTTTGCCACATTCTTTATCGCAACAATTCTTAGCAGAAGTGCCAGGTTCTTTCTAGAAGGAATAGTAGTCTTGAGTATGGGTGAAGATGCCATGATCTACGTAAACAGGCTTTTAGGTCCGGGTTCCTTTGCGCTGCTGGCTGCTGCTGCCTTTATATACTTTCTAATGAAAAAAAGCGGTATTAAAATCAACTTTAAATTGGAAGAAGAAACCGTATCGTATTTAATAAAACAAAAACTAAAAGATTTTTTAGCTCATTATGGTGAATTCGGAATATATTTGGCGGCAGGTTTTAGCACTGCAGCTATCTTCGGCATATTATTCTTTAAATTGGCAACTGAGGTTTTTGAAAAAGAGATGGAATGGTTTGATAAAGGTATAATGCACTTTATAAGTAGAATAAATTCAGGCTTATTAGCAAATATTGCATATATCCTTGATAAGATGCAGCAGCCTGTAATTTTTATGATTGCGATAATTTTATGCTTGATTTATATTAAGACTCTTTACAAAAAAAATATTTACCCTGCTATGACTTTGGTTACATTTTTGGGCAGCTTTCTTCTGCAATACGGCTTCAAATCATTTTACAAAAGGCCGAGGATACTGGCAGAAGTAAATGCAAAGGATTTCTTTTCTTATAGCTTCCCCAGCGGCTTTATCGTGCTATTTACCGCACTGCTTGGGTATATAACGTTTTTACTTTTAAGAAAGAAAGACAGGGCTAAAAGAATTATCATTATAAGTATTTGGATTTGCCTTATGTCTATAGTAAGCATTAGCAGGATTTACGCCGGTATAAGCTATCCAAGCGACGTGTTGGCGGGATTTTTGCTGGGCGGACTGTGGCTTGCCGTATGTATCGTAGCTACCAAAGCTCTGGAATATTACGAGTAAAGGTATTAGCCTTAGCCGTAGGCTTAAGACCTCAGGCGTATTTTTGCTTGTCATAATATTAATCAATAGTTACAATCAATATGTTTTTTAACGGAACTTAAACCGATTTCCATGTTGACAAAGATGTAGTATGAAGATAAAATAAGGTGAATATATACCGTATATATTCATAAGTTCATAATATAGGGGTGAAGTAATGGCGAGGGGGTTTACCGACAGGGAGAAGGAGATTATTAGAAGTGAGCTAATCAATGCCGGGCGAGAGCTTTTTGGTACATATGGGCTTAAAAAGACGAGTATAGAAGACCTGACGAAAGCAGTGGGTATTGCTCAAGGTTCATTTTATACCTTTTTTGATTCTAAAGAGGATCTCTACTTAGAAGTTATGGATAGCGAAGGAGAGGCTATTAAAGAGAAGTTTTTAAAGCAGGAGAAGAGTTTTGGGCGTTTGACCAGGAAGAATTTTAAAGCCTTTTTTAAAAAAGTTTTAAATGTCGTAAATACGAATCCAATAATTAAGCAAATGTTTTTGGAGGAGGAAGTGGATCTTTTAGTAAGAAAAATTCCTCCGGAAAAAATGAAAGAATATAACAAACGGTTTGTGCGTGACTTTTTGCCGCTGATTGAAAAATGGCAGCGGGAGGGAGCCATTATTGACAACTACAGGCCTGAAGTGATTGTAGCAGTATTGCAATCTATGTATTATCCTATACTACATAAAAAGGATTTTGATGATGGTATTTT comes from the Tepidanaerobacter acetatoxydans Re1 genome and includes:
- a CDS encoding ferritin family protein; protein product: MNIVEDFLKTALKFEENGYQFYTKISEEINQPLAKRLFESLAIQEKDHAERIKEIYKNMQEGSNVEPTARQKYSLEPEVKKIFYELDKEKKNIPLDNIEGYKLAMEMEKKGYNMYKEFTEKSKDKREKEFFHLLMEEEKEHLTSLDNVYRFLTGTEDWYAEEESKVWNWMNT
- a CDS encoding dihydrodipicolinate reductase, which produces MMEKVRVIQYGCGKMGKVFLRYLYEKGAEIVGAIDMNPAIVGKDVGEVAGLGCKLNVPVRSDAEKVFAECDAHVCIIATRSLVSEVYEPFELAARYGVNAISTCEEAFYPWNTSPALINKLDRLAKDNNCTLTGSGYQDVFWGNLITTLAGATHNITKIEGSSSYNVEEYGIALAEVHGAGLSPEEFEEKIAKNDSLPSYMWNANQWLCSQLGWSIKSMEQKLVPLFHDKDIYSETLGKTIKAGYALGMSAVVTTVTNQGPILETQCIGKVYPEGEVDTNLWTIYGEPNTTLKIEQPATVELTCATIVNRIPQLIMAPPGFYTTEKMPPAKYLAYPMNLYIDDCCW
- a CDS encoding MerR family transcriptional regulator, which codes for MDMLTIGKMAKLNNISEQALRLYDKMGLLKPDYVDKQTGYRYYNIKQCARLDMISYMKELGMSLKQIKEHLDRQDVDVIHEVLKRQKILIDENIKKLKQKQKAIVRSIENYSRYAASPREGVVSIEQLPQRKIYCYSCSINIYEHELDAYEYMLRELKSHILLHDLPMIYFCNVGSIIRKDVLEEGKLASNEILLFIDDDFEASNGVEVIPAGTFACIYFDSFSFYKEKKYAGILLEHIKQNNYRIVGDYICEVVAELPIFKQNERNMFIRLQIPIEFR
- a CDS encoding VTT domain-containing protein, with product MEGILYFIEGTKDFFIQNGAWGLFILAFAEASFFPIPPDVVLLPLALFSPGRALYYALITSAASTLGGIFGYLLGKKAGRPILSRFVKEKNLKKIEAMFSRYGGWAVAVAGFTPIPYKVFTIASGVFHMNFATFFIATILSRSARFFLEGIVVLSMGEDAMIYVNRLLGPGSFALLAAAAFIYFLMKKSGIKINFKLEEETVSYLIKQKLKDFLAHYGEFGIYLAAGFSTAAIFGILFFKLATEVFEKEMEWFDKGIMHFISRINSGLLANIAYILDKMQQPVIFMIAIILCLIYIKTLYKKNIYPAMTLVTFLGSFLLQYGFKSFYKRPRILAEVNAKDFFSYSFPSGFIVLFTALLGYITFLLLRKKDRAKRIIIISIWICLMSIVSISRIYAGISYPSDVLAGFLLGGLWLAVCIVATKALEYYE
- a CDS encoding TetR/AcrR family transcriptional regulator → MARGFTDREKEIIRSELINAGRELFGTYGLKKTSIEDLTKAVGIAQGSFYTFFDSKEDLYLEVMDSEGEAIKEKFLKQEKSFGRLTRKNFKAFFKKVLNVVNTNPIIKQMFLEEEVDLLVRKIPPEKMKEYNKRFVRDFLPLIEKWQREGAIIDNYRPEVIVAVLQSMYYPILHKKDFDDGIFEEMIEFLVDIVAKGLVVEA